Genomic segment of Arachis stenosperma cultivar V10309 chromosome 4, arast.V10309.gnm1.PFL2, whole genome shotgun sequence:
tttgtttcgATTTACATAAAATTATGGCACTCACGTCGCGTTTTTCATTCTAAAAAATTCATATAGTTTTTTACTTCAATTCATTTCTTTATGTCATTTGCCCTAAATTTTATCCTTGGACAGCACTTTTTTAAGGCACTCATTTTTAATTGAGTATTTACCTAAATTGGTTCCTAAAGAATTTCAAAGTGGACGTTTTAGTCCTCAACTAAAATTAATCACTCTGTTGGTCCTCAATGTTTTTTGGCGTCAGACCAATTGATCCTTCCGTTAAATTGGTCTGTTAAAGTCTAACGGCGAAATCCAACGTGTGACATTGAGTTGGTGACACAGATGATAAGAGACACGTGGGAAAGCAGACAACGTGGTCCCTGGGGTGGATTGTACTAAAACGACAATGAAAAATTACAGATAGCCATGAAACGACGTGTGAAAtcaaaatcttcttcttcctcttgcCAAAACCCTAATTAACAAAGGCTATAGTGTTAACAATGGTTGTCGGAGATAGTTGTGGAAGTTCATATCGACGACGAGTTAAAGGTAGTGGTGACGGCAGTGTTAGCAGTGCTTCTGCCCACGGCGGTAGGTTTAGAGTCGCCAAAGGAGAAACTCCAAGATGTCATTGTGGAGCCTATGCCATAGTTGTAGAGTCTGGATCGGAGAAAATTCTGAAAAGACCTTTCTTTGGCTGTCCTTTTTACAGGGTAATGTATTAATGATTTTAAACTTTTTTGTATGTAAAACATGATTTCTGATAATGTTGTACTCTAAACTCTTCTATTTTTATGGGCAGGAGAAAACTCCCCACTGTGATTTCTTTGTGTGGTTTGATAGGGTATTTCAATGTGATGGTCATGGTGGAGAGGATGATGATGCTCTGGCGGAGAAGGTGAAAAAGCTGAAAGAATTGCTTGATGCATttgagaagaagaataagaatgcCGTTGAGAATAGACAATGGTTCGGGTGCTGCAGTCCTGTGTTCTTTTTCATACTAGGATTTATGGTTTGTCTTCTTCTaggtaggatttagttagtttaaggAAGATTTTATCTTATGTTATATAGTGTAACAAGTAATTACGGTATTAGCTTTTGTTTATGCAACTCTAATCTGTAAGTGCTAGGACAAGCAATGAACGATGAATAGATGAATGATGAGTATTTTTCTGGATAAAGAAAAGTTACATTAGAAATGGAATAAAATCAGACATATTTAAATCCAAGTACCATACTTGCATTCCATATAACCAAAGTTTAACACAAAAAGGTAGCTAGTCTTTAAGTTTTTGCTAGGAATACTAAgatttttcacaaaaaaaagGCAATGACATGCACTATCAACATAATAACCAAACATAGACAGACCACGTTGTCTCAATAAGATGTACTAACAACATAATAAAATATGACAAAGTTGTATTAAACTCATAAAACTACGTTGACACAGTAGGATCAAATATATTTTGGAAGCCTTAGTCCAGGTGTTGGCATGAACTTGAAGATTCTTGAAGCTGTGCCATAACTTGTAGCAGCAAGTGTTTTAGGTGATGCTGACTGGGTAGGCCTCTGTGGTGCTGCGGAGATGGTTAGTCTTGGAGAAGGTGTTGGAGCAGATGGTGGGGTAGGTGCTAGAGTAGAATGTGGCCTCCTAATTGGTTGTTTAGGTCTTAGAGGCCTAAATATTGATGGAGGTGCAACATGGCTTGAATTGTTGGTTATCTGCTCCTAATAGAACACAAAATAAACAAATCATTAGACATTTTGGTCCCCAACTAAATAATTTATCTGACATATAGATCCCCAAATAGATAATTTATTAGGCAAATAGATCCTTAACTATTAAGCCAATCAGTCACTATCACATTGAAGATTACATGAATGCAGGTAGCATGACAACAATATGATCACAACAAATTCAACTGAGATTATACCTGTGGCAGTGGTTGGGGTGCTGTTTGGGAGACTTGGACTTCATCTTGTGATGGTGGAGCAAATGAAGTATTTTTCGTTGCTGTTGGCTGTCCATTTTTCTTAACCTTTGGGGGTGGTTTAGGCCTTGGTGGTCCCTTGCATGTCTTTGCATTGTGACCAGTCTGACCACATTTTTGACAAGTGACCATGAATGTCCTTCTTCCCTTTGTTGCATCTGGTGAATTCTCAACAGGATcaggttttttctttttctttgttgggCGCCCAGGAGGTCTCTTAATGGTGGGTGGCTCTGGAGCCAAGAGACCAGTCTTTTTCCAATACTCCTCTGAGTTGACTGGTCTGATTACATGTTCATACGTGGCTCGAAATGCATCCATTTTGAGCCAAGGGTGCACATAAGGTTCTGGCCTATCACACCTCTTTTGTATAGTTGTCAACGCATGAACACATGGAATTCCTGCTCAATATTATCAGGAAGTAACATAAGATCAGCAAAAAATGGAATTCCTGCTCAATATTACATGTTAAAATCACAACTCACAAAAAATGAATAATAGTCCTAATCACCTGTTAGTTGCCACAAATTGCAACTACAAGTGTGCCTTCCAAGATGCACACCAACTTTCTTTGAATGTCTCTGGACTTCGAATACATTACGATCGTTGTCACCAGTTCACTGAGCTATCCAGAACTTTCCTTCATAATATCTTCCATTTTCCTCTGCTGAACTGGTGCCAATACTCCAGTGTAAGTGCTTAGAACCTTCTTATGCTTAGCCATTCTCCTCATCAAGTAGCAACGGATCTCTTTCAACATGGTAAGAATGGGCTTTCCCCTGTAATGGTTTATTTTGGTGTTCCAAACTTCAGTCATGTTGTTTGTCACATTATCAAGCTTGGGCCAATGGCTGAAATGAGCTTTGGTCCAGCATGATGGTTGAAATTTTGCAAGATAAGCCCATGCACGCTCATTCATTCTCTTCAACTGCTGCATGTGATTCTGGAATTCAGCATTTGTGGTACTCCTTGCACATGCCCAAACCATATTCTTCAACTGTTTGTCCTTAAACCTTCCTATAAAATTTTTCCAAATATGTCTTACACAATTTCTGTGGTGTGCATTTGGCATCACCTCCTGCAAAGCAGGCAGCAAACCCTGCAGGATAGGTGCATGTAGTGTATGAAAGACATACAAAATCTAATAGCATGCAAACTTTCAAATAATGAGACACGTAGATCCCCAACAAATTCATTTACCAGACACATAGATCCCCGACTAAGTCATTTATCAGACAAATATATTCTTATTTAAACAATTTATCGGACACCATAAACCTTAATAACTTCCTCAGTCAGTCACGTATCACAAAGTTGGTAAGTTCAAGATTATGATACTTATTCTAAGTTCAGGAATATGATACTTATTCTAATATTCCAACATTATACAAAATAACTCACCCACAAAGTATATCTAAGGATTAGTAGATAATTTTGAGTACATTATTATGAATGAAATTAAGTCTGACTTACCTTCTGTTGGTCAGAGATAAAATTCCAGCCTTTCACTGTGCATTGACCCAAGTCCTCTTGCAGAAGTTGTAGAAATCATTTCCAATTTTGCTTCGTTTCACTATCAACCACCGCATAAGCAATCACATAGAAGTGGTTGTTTGCATCTTGACCGACAGCTGACAACAGTTGCCCCCCATAATATCCTTTCAAATGGCATCCATCCAAACCAATTAGTGGTCTGCAGCCAGCCTTAAAACCCCTTTTACAAGCCTCCAGGCAAACATACAACTTGCTGAACAATGGTGGTGAATAAGGAATTgttggaattaattccaataATGCAGTGCTACCAGGGTTACTTTCATGTATCTCTGTGAGGTAATCTCTCAATTTTCCATACTGTGCCATTTCATTCCCAACATACCTTTCTCTAGCAACCCTTAATGCTCTGTAAATCATCTTGTCACTGCATACGACATTAAAGTCTATCTTTATATGATCAAAGGCTTCTCCGTGAGTCAAGTGAGGCTGGGTCAATAGCCTTTTCTCTAGTTTATCAGCAACCCAGTTCTGGTCAGCCATGTTAGAACCGAATTCCCTTGCACAAGTGTGTTTGGGATTATAGGTCTTAACTTGGTAGCACCCCCTAGCACTGTTCCAGGCACAATAAATCAGCCATGCACATTCAGTTTCGTTGCTATCACTCTTACTCTTCCCTTCAGCCCCATTGATTTTTGGTGCACCTTCTGTAGCCCCTGCTTGCTGACTCACATCTGTAGTATGTTTTGATTTTGATCCCTCATAATCAGCTTAATACATCAATACGATGTGTTCATCACTTCATATTGTGTCTTTTTCATGTTAAACTCGTATATGTATGCACCACAACACTTATCAGTAACCCATGTGAAACAGTATCAAAGAATCAAAAACAACTTTTATTTCCAGCAACTAATGGTATTCTAACAGAAATAATTACTGCACGATCACACCGTTAAACAATGTCAATAATGATCAACTATACCATCAACATCTTAATCAATAAACTCATCACTATACTAACCTCGACCAGTGGCCGTGGCGAGCGAAACACTCACAGAAAAATTCTTCTGCAATAATGCTGACTCGTTCAAACCCTAGCGTCGACAACAGCAACGGAGGTGGTTGGAAGACTACAGGTTGACGTGGTGGTGGCTTCCTTAGTAAAACCTAGGAGAAGAGAGGGAGTTCAGAGTAATTTTGTTTTGGTGGAGGGAAGGCAAAGAGATGCTTCAGTTTTGATAGACTCTTCCTCTCACAGAATGACGTCGTGCCCTACTCTAAACTGCAGCGTTTTGTATCAATCTGGCTAGGGACTAATTCGTCCGAACGAAATACGTGGAACTTCACGGCTGACTCATCACAGTCACACCACACATCACCTCCTTCCGTTAGTGATTAACAGAGATAAAAAAAAGGATCAATTTGTCTTACGCTCAAAAACGTTAAAGACCAACGGaatgattaattttagttgAGGTTTAAAACGTCCACTTTAAAATTTCTTAGGACCAATTTGGATATATactctttttaattttactcCAAATTAAACCTTTGATACACTTTTCTTTaccctttccctttccctttcccCCTTTTAATTATCTGAAACCACTCTGGTCAGATGTCTCTAAAAAGTAAAAGCCCTTTTCCCTTGTAATTCTCTTGAAACCCCTCCGCTTTATCTCCGAAAGACCAAACCCACACACTCTCATCTCTCAAACACTCGTTTACGGCGCCGGCACTGAACAGACGACGGCCATGGCCGGGAGGCGTCGAGTAACGGAACCACGACAGGTAGAGAGCAACAGAACTGAGGAGGCGAGACGAGCTGCGACCGCGAGAAAGAGCTGCGGCACCAACTGATATGAGGTGGAGATGCGACGATGCGATGGAGCTATGAAGTAGTCAAGCAGCGGAGGAGATAACTCAAATGAAAACTGACAACTTCAAACCTCTGCCACGCTGCGACGACACTTTTGGTATGCCTCTTCCCCCACTCTTCATTTGTAACTGATTCATCTCCACTCACCACCCCGTCTCCACATTCGAATGTCTCAGAATCGCGATGGAGAACTGAGATGGTAGTGACGATGAACCGAGACATTAGCACTGAACAGAGATCAATGGTGTGTATGAATTTTCTGGTTTTGCGGTTTTTTTTAGGGTTTGTTGTTCTGATTTTTGGAGTTCTACAATCTTTTGTAATTTTTGCTTCTTACTATGTTagagttttcttttttattttgcattttgCTTTATGATTTTGCATTTTGGGCATAAAACAAATGAAATCATCATGTTTTGTCTTGTTTTCTTGAAAGTTGTGTAGGATATGTGAGATAGTGTTGTGGTTAGGCTTGGTTAAAATTATATGTTGTATATTTGAACCAGAAAGTTAATGTGTTTTGTTGAGGTTAATGCTTCCATTCCTTATAGTACTTTAGTTCTTTTTTAGGATAATTTTGCAAAACTTTAGTATGGAATTGAAACAGAGTTTTAACATACAATTGATGGGCAAGATTTTGTCTTAGCTTAGCTGTTTCAGCAGCAAATTGCTGTAGTCTTGGGCTCTTGGCTAAGAAATTTTTAATTGGTGATCGCTATGCATGCTACCTTTATTGTTTcaaatctaaattttaatacGAGTTTCATctattttgttgttttggaaTAGTATGATGATCatatatattttagtattttaactCAGTTGGTGATCTTATTATTTTGGTTTAATTAATTTCTATTTACACCTTTCTTTTGTGCAAATAAATACCACTGCTTGATGACCTTTGAGAATGATTAAAGTTAAGAAATAAACTAGCTAGAAAAGAGGCTAAGAAATCAAAAACTAGTTGCACCTTTGAAAGACCTTTTTTTTAAACTTCTTAGAAGTGCAAGTATTTTCGCGGCAGCCCTGCTGACCTCTTCCTCATTGGTGGCAGTTCTTCGTCCTTCTAGTATAGCATGTGTTTCtgttactttttcttttcttaagtTTATTAAGCCTCTGCTAAGTTAACTTAACTTCTAAAGATGCCAATATAGTGAGATCTTTGTTCTTGTTGTTTACTTTGTTAGTTGTTGTTGTTTGGGGATCGGGGTATTTTTTGTGAGggtaaagagaagagaagagaagagatgTTGAACATTAAGAGGGTTCTCAATGCTGTTTCGAATTATCAAAAAAGAGGAGGGGGAGAGGCTACTCACCCTGTAGGAGGATGTGGTTACAGTTGCCTAAAAACTGCTGCATTCAAGGTACATGGAATGGTTCTATCATgcctctttttattatttttgttttatatttgtggtacataaatataaaatgtaTTATCTGCTTATTACTGGTGGATGCTGCTAGTACCGTACTACCGGTTATGTCACTGATAATGCTGCTTGATGTTCGTGTCACTGCTGGTGTTGCTGGCTATTCGGTAACTGCTATAGCTCCTGGTAAGTGTCTATGTTGCCCTTTCTTGCTGAAATTGCAAATGTTCTTGTAATGCAAGTTAGATTTTGAACTATTTGTATAGTTAGTAAAAGCAAATGGGATAGATCTGGTTTGCAATTTGTTGGTTAGATAAATTTGATCCCTTTTTGTCATCGTTCTTCAGTTTGAATATGAAATGGAAGACACAATAGTATAAATTTATGGTTGTTGAATATCCCTTCATGGTTTCTTCAGCTTTATTGCTTAATGCTGAATGCCTTGATTAGTAAATTCAATAGGATTCATTGAGTGCTTATGGTAAGGAATGACTGTGCCAGGTTCTTGATGAATTGGAATACTATTATCTTGgcttcaaaaaatttattttgatgaAATCACTTTTTATCTCCTTTATTTGTTTAAATCTAATGCGTCTAAGTTCAAAAGTACAGTTAcattatatttgtatatatagaATGGGCTCCCCTTACCCCTTCCAATCAATTGTAGTATGAGGAGGCATTATCCTAGTATATAAAAGAGACAATGAAAGGGATTTGTGggatttaattaaaatttgattcaatttataaattgAGAAGAGTAAGTTTGGGAATGGGTCACATGCTTAGACATATATAAGAGTCTACCTGATTTTGTGGCTTTCTtgctttttttattcttattttttcacGGACTGTGGATAATGTAAAATTAAACATAATTGTTTATGTATTTGTTGTCTCTGTTAGTATTTTCATTTTATATACTCTACATGTATTCTGATATTTGGGATAATCTTGTATCAATGTCTATTTAGGATAATTGGCTTGCCAAAGCTTCCGTAGGAATTCCTATGTTCCATGGCATATT
This window contains:
- the LOC130973752 gene encoding uncharacterized protein LOC130973752, with product MKTDNFKPLPRCDDTFESRWRTEMVVTMNRDISTEQRSMLLLFGDRGIFCEGKEKRREEMLNIKRVLNAVSNYQKRGGGEATHPVGGCGYSCLKTAAFKYRTTGYVTDNAA